From one Lotus japonicus ecotype B-129 chromosome 3, LjGifu_v1.2 genomic stretch:
- the LOC130742424 gene encoding cyanidin 3-O-galactoside 2''-O-xylosyltransferase FGGT1-like, whose translation MDSSSSLHIAMFPWFAMGHLTPYLHLSNKLAKRGHKISFFIPRRTQAKLEQFNLYPHLITFHPINVPHVGGLPHGAETTSDVSFSLGPLIMTAMDRTEKDIELLLTELKPQIVFFDFTYWLPNLTRRLGIKSFQYWIISPATISYTTSPARMRQRGSITEVDLMQPPPGYPASSIKLHAHEAKFLASKRNWEFGSGVLFYDRLYNGLSLSDAIGFKGCREIEGPYADYLGEQFGKPVMLSGPVIPEPPNTVLEENWAEWLGGFKHGSVIYCALGSEWVLPVDQFQELLLGLELTDLPFLAVLKPPVGCETVEIALPEGFEERVQGRGIVQSGWIQQQLILQHPSVGCFLTHCGAGSLTEALINKCQIVLLPHLDSDHIVNARMMGRNLKVGVEVVKGEEDGLFTKESVCKAVKIVMDDENEVGNEVRENHTKLRSQLLSHDLESACLDNFCQKLQDLVR comes from the coding sequence ATggattcatcttcatctttacACATTGCAATGTTTCCATGGTTTGCTATGGGGCATCTAACCCCATATCTCCACCTCTCCAACAAATTAGCCAAAAGAGGACACAAAATCTCCTTCTTCATTCCCAGAAGAACACAAGCCAAGTTAGAGCAATTCAACCTTTACCCACACCTCATCACCTTTCACCCCATCAATGTTCCTCATGTTGGTGGCCTTCCCCATGGTGCTGAAACCACTTCAGATGTCTCTTTCTCTTTAGGTCCACTCATCATGACAGCCATGGATCGTACTGAAAAGGACATCGAGCTTCTCCTAACTGAGCTAAAGCCACAAATTGTTTTCTTTGATTTCACCTATTGGCTACCAAACTTGACTCGCCGATTGGGGATCAAATCTTTCCAATACTGGATCATTAGCCCCGCAACAATATCATACACTACATCCCCAGCAAGGATGAGACAAAGGGGTAGCATAACTGAAGTTGATCTCATGCAACCCCCACCTGGGTACCCTGCTTCATCCATCAAGCTTCATGCTCATGAGGCTAAGTTCCTAGCTTCGAAAAGGAACTGGGAGTTTGGAAGTGGTGTTCTTTTCTATGACCGTCTGTATAATGGTTTAAGCCTCTCAGATGCAATAGGATTCAAGGGTTGCAGAGAAATTGAGGGTCCTTATGCAGACTACCTTGGAGAGCAATTTGGGAAGCCTGTTATGCTTTCAGGACCTGTTATACCTGAACCACCCAACactgttttggaagaaaattgGGCTGAATGGCTTGGAGGATTCAAACATGGTTCAGTAATTTATTGTGCACTTGGAAGTGAGTGGGTGTTACCTGTAGATCAATTCCAAGAATTGTTGTTGGGTCTCGAGCTAACAGATCTGCCATTTTTGGCTGTTCTCAAACCTCCTGTTGGGTGTGAAACAGTTGAAATTGCTCTGCCTGAAGGTTTTGAAGAAAGAGTTCAAGGGAGAGGGATTGTCCAAAGTGGATGGATACAGCAGCAGCTGATTTTGCAACACCCATCTGTTGGTTGCTTTCTGACACATTGTGGAGCTGGTTCATTGACAGAAGCACTGATCAATAAGTGTCAGATAGTGTTGTTGCCACATCTAGATAGTGACCACATTGTTAATGCAAGGATGATGGGTAGAAACTTGAAGGTTGGGGTTGAAGTGGTGAAGGGCGAAGAAGATGGGTTGTTCACAAAGGAAAGTGTTTGCAAAGCTGTGAAAATTGTGATGGATGATGAGAATGAGGTTGGAAATGAAGTGAGGGAAAATCATACCAAATTGAGAAGCCAATTGCTTAGCCATGATTTGGAGTCAGCTTGTCTTGATAATTTCTGTCAGAAGCTTCAAGATTTAGTCAGGTGA